The uncultured Methanoregula sp. genomic sequence CATGATCACCGGTATATTCCGCAATGCCACGGGTCCGTCGCATTGCCCCGACTTCCCGGGCCACCGGGAACGGAACCGGGATCTGCTCACCTTCCCATGAGGGCAATTCACCCTGGACTTTCCGGGCGGGCTCAACAACAAGCCGCCCATCTGCAATCTCAAGCACCCGCCAGAGCTGCCCCTTGGTGATGAATACTGCGCCGGTATGCACCCACCCGACAACAAACGACTCGTCAAGCGTCCCGACTGTTCGCCGCGTGACCATGTCGAAGATCGGGACTTTGCGTTCATCGTGGATCATGGAAAGGTTCCCGGAAAGGTAACGACGCGCCCGGGCAGTGGTTATGATCCGGCTCCCGTCTATCCGGATCAGCCGGTGCTCTTCCATCTGGCGGCAGACTTCCTCAAGGAGCAGAGCACTATCGGGAAAGAGATCGGTGCGTTCGATAATCTCAAGGATACGTAAACGCTCGATTTCCCCGTATTCCACGGCAATGGCAGCGACCTGGTTGGCAAGCACATCTGCTGCAAGACGCTGGGGGGTCACACGTTCAATCTCATTTGCTTTTGCCTTTTTTGCGATAACGAGGGATTCCAGCAGGTCGTCAAATCCCGTTGCAAGGATCGTCCCTTTCGAGATAGTGTTCAGCTGGTGGCCGGCCCGGCCCACGCGCTGCACCAGACGCGCCACTTCGCGGGGAGAGCCGAACTGGATCACGTGGTCGACCCGTCCGATATCGATACCAAGCTCCATGGACGAAGTGCAGATGAGGGTACGAATCTCCCCGCGCTTGAACCGCTCCTCCGCATCGATCCTTACTTCTTTCGAAAGCGAGCCATGATGGACTTCAACATCCCCCCGTTCGAAGAGTGCATGGCCCAGTGCTTCCGCTGTCACCCGTGTGTTGACAAATACAAGCGTGGAGCCTTCGCGTTTCAGGGCTTTTGCGAGGATCTCTGCCTGCCGATCGAAGTTATCGCCAACGTATTTTACCGAGATCTCAAGTTGTTTGGCCACCGGCACCTGGACAATGGAACACGGGCGGTTTCCACAGAGGAAGCGGGCGATATCTTCCGGGTTTCCTACCGTCGCAGAGAGCCCTATGCGCTGGAACTCTCCCGCGTATACGTGCAGGCGCTCAAGGGCAACCGCCAGCTGGGCCCCGCGCTTGCTTCCCGCAAGCTCGTGGATCTCATCGATGATGACATACCGGACATTCCTGAGATGGGTGCGGAGCCGTTTTCCCATGAAGAGAGCCTGGAGGGTTTCAGGGGTCGTGATCAGGAGGTCCGGAGGTGATAATGCCTGTTTCCTGCGTTCAGCAAGAGGGGTATCCCCATGACGTACGCCCACGGTCAGGCCAAGCTCGCCACACCACCACTGCATCCTGAACAGGATATCCCGGTTGAGCGAACGCAGGGGGGTGATATACAGGGCCTTGAATCCTCCCCCGGACGGCAGGGATATAAGTCCGTTGAAGACCGGGAACATCGCACTCTCAGTCTTACCGGTTCCGGTGGGAGCAACGAGAACAAGGTGGCTGCCGCGGGCCAGGAGGGGAATTGCCTGCTTCTGGGCATCAGATAATACTGAAAAGCCGCGTTTCCTGATGCAGGCCTGGACTTTCGGGTCAAGGATTTCAAGCGTCTTCATTGATCTGGATCGATTTCAAGGAGCCGATGTATGTCCCGTCAGCAAGGATGATCTCTGTCTCTTCGTGAACCATGCACCGCGAAATAGGCGAGAACGGGTTCTTTACGATCTGAAGGATATCATAGCCGGAAATCTCGTTGAACGCAGGAACGAAGAGGGCCCGGGAAACAGCGCCGGTTCCCGGGGCCGGTTTCAATCCGAGTTTTTTCGTATCAAGGCCGGCCCGGATATAGGCCGGAGCCTGGAGCGCACACCCCACTTCATCCCGTATTGAGAGAAGCGGGTGATGGTGGCCGACAACGATCAGGTGCCCGCCCAGTGCGGGTGCCGGATACATGTGACCATGCAGATATCCAACACCGTCAAGGATTGCGCCTTCTTTTGGCATGAGCTCGCGATCTTCAAGGAACCGTTCGATACCTATGTCGTGGTTGCCCGGAAAGACCCTGATGGGAATGCGTCCGCGTAGCGCTTCGAGAATTTTAGGCATTTCGTCATACTCCTGGCGTGTCAGCGTAGGGATACTGTGCTTGACATCCCCCAGAAGGATGAGTTCGTCAGGGTCTGCCTGATCAATGGTTCTCTGCAAGCGCTCGAGCCTGCCGGCACTCCTGCTCCGGAAATACAGGCCGTGCATAGCAAGATCTGCCTCGATCCCGAAATGCATATCCGCAACAATGAGAAGGCGGAGATCCCGCTCGATCACCAGTGCCGGGCCATCCCGGAGAAATTCGATCTTCATAACAGCCTGACGAAACCCTTCTGCGGCTGGTAGCATTCATCATCCACTATCAGGGACTCAATAGCAGAGAGCACATTCTCCTGCGATATCCCGTCTTTGGTAATCCTATCAACAATTTCCTGGACGGCTATACCGCGGGGACTTCTGGATTCCCGGATAAGCCCAAGAACGCGTTCTCTTGCATCAGATCTCTCTTTGATCTCAATTCCCGGCGGACGGACACTCTGGACGGCACTCTCTACCATCAATGCCAGGTCTTCAAGATCGCGGTCACTTACATTGTAATGCCGTATCGCCGTGCAGATACGCTCACTGGTATTCTGCCCCCGTATCGCCTGCTGTAATTCTTCCAGCCGACGCAGGGTCGATGCAGCGGTCACGAGGACCCACTGGTCCCGTACGGCCCGATCAACCACCACCACATGATCCGGGCGTATCGACAGGCTGATCGTCCCATTCCTGCGATAGAGCTGGGCACGGCCAAGCGCGGAGACGAATGCAGGCAGTGGAAGGTTCCGGAGGAGCAAGGAGAGTTCAGGGTTTTTCCCGCCGGTTACCAGATCAAATCCACCGGTAGGATCCGCAACGCGACCCCGTATAAAATCCCCGCTCTCATCGACTTCCGTCAGGGCTCCCGTGATATAGATGAGCCGGCAGTACGCCCCCCCGGGAGTCACGACAAATGCAGGGCTCCCGTCATCCTCCCCGGGAACCGAAAGGCTGGACCTGCCAAACTCCCCTGCAAATACGCGAACCGCTCCTTCCATAATCCAATAATAATGTACCCGGCAGCACTCATCAAGATATAGTCAGTGATAAAAAAGGGCGTGAGGTGCACGAACCTGTTACGTCAGAGCCGTCACGAGTCCCGCAGAAGATACCCAGAATTACCGGGCTCGGGTGGGGGTATATGCTCGTAAACGTCGGAGTCGCATAGATATCGCAGAATTACCGGGCTCGGGTGGGGGTATACCCCCCACCCCCCTGCATGAAAAAACCGGCTGGGGGGGTGACCCCCCCTCCATGATCAAAGTGACCAGGGGGTGGGGGGCCTCCCTGCAAACAGAAAATCCTACGACCAACTCATTTCTGGTAACTCCACCAACGACCGAAGAAACTCCGTCAACTCCACACGAAGCGTTGGGCTTTTACATGGAAAAAATGACGGCTTACCCGTATTTGCGGAGGGGGGTCTGCCCCTCTACCCCCCCTGCATGAAAAAACCGGTGGGGGGGTGACCCCCCTCCATGATCAAAGTGACCGGGGGGCAGAGGGGGATCCAACTCTGCATTTTGCGAACGGATTACACCGGCAGGTGCAGGCGAGTGGGGTGAAGAGAAGGGGGCTGCCCCCATTTATAATTAAAGTGGGATGGGGGTCAGGGGGGTCTCTAAAGCCGGGATGATGTGGAGCACCCGGATATGCCTTTGATAAAGGTAAAAAAGAGAGAATCTCATAAAAAACAACTCGGAACAAGATGCTTTCCTGAACGTGTGATAACAATCGGTACGGACAATGAGAAAAAGAAGATCAGATGGGGGAAACGAGGGTTGGATCGAGTTCATGCGCTTTGTTATACGCAGCTTTTGCTTCCTCGGTCCGATTGAGATTTTTGAGGGCATTGCCCTTGTTGAAGTACGCTATCGAGAAGGTGGTTGTCAGGTTCTCGTGCGATGAGAGCGCGGCATCAGCAGCAGTTATTGCATCCGCGTTCCTTCCGAGCATGACCAGGATCCCGGCACGGTTTGACTGGATAATGGGAATAAGCTGGGAAGAATTGAGTGCCAGTGCATCATCGGCAGCTTTGAGAGCTTCGGTATATTTTCCATCATTTGCAAGATCCACGCTCTTGGTATACAATGCCCCGGCCTGCTGGAAGTTCACAGACGGGTCCGCAGAAGGATTTGCGGACGGTACGGGCACGGCCACAAGAATGACAAGGGCAATGATCAGAACCGCAATAAGGGCTCCGGCAATCAGATAGACATTTGATTTCATTGTATACTCACTGTTATAGTGTACTCACCGGGTCTATTAAAACGGGGGGTGGGATCAGGCTTGTTTCCTGATGATGAAGATGCCTGCTATGACAAGACCGGCAATCCCGAGCCATTCCGGTATGGGCGAATATGTTGTCTTTTTTGGAACAGGAGTTGAAGTGGGAAGTGTGGGAAGAGAGGTTCCTGATTCAGTAGGTTGCTGTGTTGAAACCTGTGTCGACAAGGTTACGGCAGTCGTTACTGGGGGTTCTGTCACGGTCGCGACAAAAGGTTGCTTCTCAAAGGCCACGAGAGCCGTCTTTGTTGTCTTCCCCTCACGTTCTGCAGCTGATCGTGTGACATAGTCATCCTGCATATGGTTGAGGTTCTGGCTTACGACAAAAGAGTACGTCCCATCAGGGTAAACGGTAGTTCCCTGCAGATCGCGGGCGTTATGATCCCATTCACCACCATCTCTCCAGTAATATGGTGAGTCGGTGAAATATGGTTTGCTGTCAAAGGAGAGGATTTGTGTTCCCGGTTTTCCCATAGTTCCTGTGTAGATACCCGGAACTGGTAATTCGTTTGGATTAATTAGTTTGACTGTAAAAGGGGTATCATCAAGATTCCGGTTAGGCCGGTTTTTTAACACAAGTGCCTTGTAAAGGTTGGTGTCTATCCGGTACGTGATGTTCGTTGCCTTCGGAATGGATTTGCCGGTTACATCTACATTATGATCAAGGTCCCAGACTTTGATATCGAGCTGTGGCTCCTCCACAACGAATACAGGATAGTAGGGAGCCAGATCAGTACAATACCACGTGCCGGTATAGCCACCATAAAAATCACGGGTAAAGTTATAGTTATAGATAAGAGTTGTAACGGTATTGATCGGATAGATCTGGGTGCTTTTGGCAGGAGTGGCAGAATTGATATCTGCACCGCTGTTATACCATGAGATCGTATGACAACCGTTCAGTGCGGCAGAGATGTCGACATCCGCCTCCCCGATAAATACAGGTGAGTTGGCAGAGATCTTGTTCAGGCTTGCCGAGACAGGAGAAACGATGAGGAACAACACGACAAAAACGGTTAAAATATATGGTATTTGCATGAAAAGTAATTTCAAAGCCCACGTGATAAACATTATGACAGCCATCACGAAGAGTGAATTATTTTTTACCTCTTTGCGAAGTGCATACACTCACGACGCATACCGATGGAATAAGTAACAGGACAGGATACTGCATGGAGAACTGCCATGGATGAAAGCCACACCATCTGGATCGAGAAATACCGCCCGTCCCGGCTTGCCGATATTGTAGGACAGGATGAGATCGTTGAGCGGTTGTCATCCTATGTGAAGAGCGGGAATCTTCCTCACCTCCTTTTTACGGGTAATGCTGGTGTCGGAAAAACAACGGCAGCGGTAACCCTTGCCCGGGAATTCTTTCCCGATAACTGGCAGAGGAACTTTCGGGAGATGAATGCTTCGGATGAGCGGGGCATAGATGTTGTACGGAACCAGATCAAGGAGTTCGCCCGGACAGGGCGGGAAGGAGGTGCGCCATTCAAGATCCTCTTCCTCGATGAGGCAGATGCCCTCACTACCGATGCACAGGCCGCCCTGCGCCGGACCATGGAGAGTTATGCGCAGACCTGCCGGTTCATCCTTTCCTGTAATTATTCCTCGAAAATTATCGATCCGATCCAGAGCCGGTGTGCGATTTACCGGTTCAAGCCGCTTGCTCCGGAGGCCGTGAAGGAGGAAGTGCGCCGGATCGCCGGCCGCGAAGGGCTGACAATTACCGAGAGCGCCATGGATGCCATCGTATATATTGCTCAGGGGGATATGCGCAAGGCAATCAATGCGGTCCAGGGAGGTGCGATCATCAGTCCCACAATCGACGAGAAGATGATCTATTCGATCACCTCGACAGCCCGTCCGGACGAGATCGATGATCTTATCGGCCTTTCCCTGGGAGGGGATTTCGATGCCGCCGAATCACTTCTCGCCCAACTCCTCCATGAGCGGGGTATTGCCCCAAACGAACTGATAAACCAGTGTTACCGGGCACTCATTAAAAAAGACCTCAACCGCGGGCTCAAAGTTCAGCTGATCGATCATCTCGGAGAAGCAGATTTCCGCCTGTCTGAAGGGGCCAGCAGCGATATCCAGATGGAGGCTCTCATTGCACGGTTTGTCCTTGCAGCCCAAAGGATGCGGTGATGCAGGACCATGGATACTGCACCTGATCTTCATGAATCTGATAAAACCGGGGACTGGAGCCGGCTTCTCAAACAGAAGTACAAAAAGCAACTCGGGGAGATATCACGGGAATATCCCCACAAGAGATCTCTTATTATCGATTACCGGGAGATCGAGAAGTTCGGGAAAGTCGGGATTGGGCTTGCAGACGAGCTCCTTGAAAATCCAGGCAAGGTTATCGAGGACGTCTGGGAAGCTGTCAAGGCCAACCAGCTCATAAGGACAAAAGATGCGAAGGAACCCAAAGGGGTCAATATCCGGTTCACCAACCTGCCGAAAAAAACAGCGATCCGCGATATCCGTTCCGAAGATATCAATACATTTATTTCCGTTGATGGTATCCTCCGGAAAACCACAGAGGTCCGGCCCCGTATTGTAGAGGCGGTATTTCGTTGTCCTGCGGGCCATTTCACCAAAAAAGAGCAGAAATACGGGAAATTCATCGAGCCGGACGGGTGTGCTACTGAAGGATGCACGTTTAAAAAGATCGAACTCTTACCCAAGCGTTCGAAGTTTGTCGATTCCCAGAAACTCAGGATTCAGGAATCACCCGAAGGTCTGCGGGGAGGTGAACAGCCGCAGACCCTTGATGTCGATGTCACTGACGATCTCTCGGGTACAGTTTCACCTGGAGACCGGGTCATCATCAATGGCATTCTCCGGTCCATGCAGCGGGTAATCAAAGGCGAGAAGAGCACCGTCTTTGATATCTTCCTTGAATGTAATTCCATCGAGATCGCGGAGAAGGAGTTCGAAGAGGTCGAGATCGATGAGAAAGCTGAAGATGAAATACATAACCTCAGCAAGGATCCGATGATCTACCGGATGATCACTCATTCAATTGCACCGACGATTTACGGAGGAGAAGATGTCAAACAGGCAATCGCCCTGCAGCTCTTCGGGGGTATTGCAAAAGAGATGCCTGACGGCAGCCGCCTCCGGGGAGATATCCATGTCCTGCTCATCGGCGACCCGGGTATTGCCAAAAGTCAGCTCCTGCGGTACGTGGTGAAACTTTCACCCAGGGCAATCTATACGAGCGGCCAGTCCTCCACTGCAGCGGGTCTCACGGCAACTGCAGTGAAAGATGAATTCGGGGAAGGCCGCTGGACACTTGAAGCAGGCGCGCTCGTACTTGCCGACATGGGTGTCGCAGCAGTCGATGAGATGGATAAGATGGAGAAGGGGGATCGTTCTGCCCTTCACGAGGCCATGGAACAGCAGTCGATAAGCGTAGCAAAGGCAGGGATCACTGCTACCCTCAAGTCGCGGTGTGCGCTTCTCGGTGCGGCAAACCCGAAGTATGGCAGGTTTGACATGTTCGGGGATATCTCGGACCAGATCAATATGCCCCCGTCACTTCTCTCCCGTTTCGACCTCATCTTCATCATGACCGACCAGCCGGAACAGAAGAGGGATCTTGCCATAGCCGAACACATCCTCAAGGCCCACAGTACCGGCGAACTGATAGCGCAACACAAGAAAACCCCCATTGACGGGGTAACTGACGAATACATTGCGCAGCAGCTCAAACCCGTTATGCCGGATATTGATCCGGCCCTGTTCCGCAAATACGTCGCATATGCCAAACGGTCATGTTTCCCGATCCTTTCCGCCGAGGCAAAGGAAGCAATCGTGAACTACTACCTCAAACTCCGGGGAATTGCCGAACCCAATAAGCCCGTTCCCGTTACAGCCCGGCAGCTCGAGGCACTCGTGCGACTGGCAGAGGCCAGTGCCCGGATCCGCCTTTCCAACGCGATTGATCTCAGCGATGCCGAACGGGTCATCCACATCGTGGACGCATGCCTGCGCCAGATCGCGTACGATGCCAAGACCGGGACCTTCGATATCGACAAGGTCGTTACCGGCATCTCCAAGGAGAAGCGCGATATCGTCCGGGTCATAAAAGATGCCATCCGTGACATCGGCGGGGAAAGCCGGCGGGCCGGTATCGACCAGGTTATCGAAGCGGTGAGCTCCAAGGGTTTTGCGCGGGACAAAGTAAAGGAAGGTATCGACATGCTGCTCCGGCATGGCGAGGCCATGGAACCGAAATCCGGTATCATCCAATTGATCTGAATGGGAGAACATCATGCTGACAGACCGGGAAACTGCCATATTTGAAGCGGGGATTAAACTGGGTGCGCTCTACCACCAATGGGTAGGCACGCCGATTTCACGGAGATCCGCTGCAAGTGTTGAGACCGCAATAGAACAGGCTGTCATCCTTCAGCCGTTCGTGGAAGAGATAACCGTCCGGCTGAACCGGGACCTGATGAAGGAGAATACCTTCGGGTACAGCGAACTGTCAGGCCTTATGTTTGATGTGGAGATCATCACCCGGGTCAGGTATTCCTATTGCCATGCCCGGCTGAACCCCTGTGAGGGGTATCCGCTCATGAAAGTCGTGGAGTGCCATGAAATCCCTGAAATTTCCCGTAACTGACGACCATATCCACATCGATCCGGTCAACGGGAGGGGTATTGAGGCGGCAAAGGATTTTTTCCGGGCCGGCGGGACCCATATGTTCCTTGTTTCAAAACCATCCTGGTCACTCTCCGTTCATCCGGATACCGGTCCCGATTATGCCCGGGTCTTTGATGAGACCCTCCGTGTTGCAGGACTGGTTTCTGAGACCGGGGTCGTGGTCTTTCCCGTTCTGGGGGTTCATCCGGCCGAGATTACCCGTCTTACTGAGCGAATGACCCTGGACAAGGCCGTGGATGTCATGAAAGGCGGCCTTGACTGTGCTGCCCGGTATATCCGGGAAGGAAAAGCCGTTGCCCTCAAGAGCGGAAGACCACATTACGAGGTCGCACCTGAAATTCTTGCAGCATCGAACCAGGTTCTGATGCATGCGCTCAGGCTTGCCGCGGAATGCGGGTGCGCACTCCAGATCCATGCTGAGACCGGCCCATGCGTGGATATCATCAGGATGGCAGAGAATGCCCACATCCCTGTTGAGCGGGTTGTGAAGCATTACGGATCCCCCGAAACACCCCTTCACCCGTCACTCATTGCAAAACACGAGGCAATAGAGCAGCTGGTCAGGGAGCGGCGCCGGTTTACGATGGAGAGCGACTATATGGACGAGAACTCGCGCCCGGGTGCCGTGATAGGGCCCAAATCCGTTCCCCGGTATACCAATCAGCTCCTTTCCCAGGGAAAAATGACGGAGGAAGATTGTTTTTTCATCCATGCCGAAACCGTCGAAAAAGTGTATGGCGTTACTATTCATCTGGCCTGACCGGCCCGGCTCACCTTTTTTATCCCGCCCCGCCAATGAGTAATCAATGTTTCTGAAGGTTCATCGTTCACCGGGAACGGGAGATGTCGTGGCGGTGTGTGATCGCGAACTTATCAACACCACGATCCGGCACAAAGAACTCACCATACCCATCACCGAAGCCTTCTATGGGTGTTGCCCTGCAACAGAGAACGAAGTCAGGGATGCATTAAGAAAAGCCGGAAGCATCAATCTCATGGGAGAGCGGTGTGTGAGTCTTGCCATCGGGATGGGACTCCTCACGCGATCCGGCTGTATTATGATCGGGACCGTGCCTCACGCACAGATTTACTAGACTATGAATGCTACAATTAAAGACAATTTCTGCCCGAAATGCGGGAAACCGACCCAGAACCCGGGCCTCTGCACGGACTGTAAGATCGGCAGTACTCCCTGGTTTACCTGCGACCACCGGGTACAGAACACCCAGTGCCCCAGCTGCGGAGCAACAAAGCAGGTGAATACCTGGACAGATTCCACCCTGGAGCGCTCTGAAATCGGGTCGGAACTGGCCAGGACGGCAGTCCATTTTCACCCGGAAGTCAAGAAACCCACCATTGATGTAACCATTGTGGATATCAGTATCAACCGGTCACGGGCAAATCTCACGCTCCACGGGACACTGTATAAACAACCGGTTGAGGGTACCTGTTCAACGGAAATACTCTGGCACAAGGAACAATGCGACCGGTGCAACCGTATCAGCGGGAGCTACTATGAAGGCGTTATCCAGGTCAGGGCAGACGGAAGACTTCCAAGCACCTTCGAACTCCAGATGTCTGCATCGATTGCCCAGCAGATCGAAGATACACTGCAGTCCGGCGGGGAGCGCCTCTCGTTCATCTCCGATATGAACGAGACCCGGGATGGCATCGATATTATCATCGGATCGCAGCATATCGGAACGAAGATCTCACAGGGAATCATTTCCCAGCTGGGTGGCCGGTATACCACGCATCCCAAACTGGTCGGTGAGAAGAACGGCCGCCAGCTCTTCCGGATAACGTACTCGGTCCGGCTCCCCCGGTTTCAGAAACATGACGTTGTGGCTGTGAAAAACCGGTATTACGAGATCGAACGGGTCGAATCGCATCATATCAGGACATTCGACCTTGCAGAAGGGTCTTCCCGGTCCGTGAGGGATGATGATGTCGAGCGTATCATCGGCAATGCCCGGAGTTCAGAATCTGCTCTTGTGGCATTTGCCGAGAGCACAACGATAGGCATTATGGACCCGGTCAGCTGCCAGACGCATGAGTACCGGAGACCGGCATGGCTGGAAGTCAAAGCAGGGGATCATGTTGGGATCCTGCGGGACGGGGACACGCTGGTCATGGTCAGGTAACAAATGCGGGTAAGGCAGGTACCAAAACATATCCTGGGCGAGATCAGAAATGAGTACTGGGTGGACAGGACACGACGCCCTTGCATTGAAGATGAGATCGCTTGGGTACCTGTGAAAGAGGGAGAACCATTCGATAGGGACATTCCCCCTCCTTCCCGCTACCAGGGACGCGGGTATTACATGATCGGTGACATCGCGGTTATTCATGGTACGAGACCCGGGCCTGAAGAGATCAAAGAGATCGTTTCATTCCGTCATCCTCGGGGTGTGCTCTGGATCGAGGCGCTCCACGATGTTACGCGGACACCGCATGCCCACCTTCTCTGGGGGGAGGGAGGGGAAGTATCCCACAGGGAGAGCGGGTATACCTACATTCTTGATCCCACCCGGGTGATGTTTGCGCAGGGAAACCGCGAGGAAAAGATGCGGATGGCTTCCCTGATCCGGGAGAGTGGATCTGAAGTACGGGTAGCAGATATGTTTGCCGGGATCGGTTACTTCACTATCCCCATGGCCGGGACAGGGGCTTATGTCCATGCAATGGAGATAAATCCGGTATCCTATGATTACCTCCAAAAAAATATTCTTGAGAACCGACTATCTGACCGGATCCAGCCCTCCCTTGGGGATTGCCGCGAACTTCTCAAAGGAACATACGACCGGATCGTCATGGGTCATTTTGATGCAATAGAGATGCTTCCATCCATCATTCCACATGTATCAGGAGGCAGTATCATTCATATCCACAGTGTGGGTTCTGTTGAAGACCGGATTCGTACAATTATGGAAGGAGCAGGTTTTTCTGTCTCCATCAATGTACATAAAGTCAAGAAGTACCGGCCGCATGCGTGGCATGTTGTGCAGGATGTGACGATAAAATGACACCTCTTCAGACCCTTGCCGGAAAAGAGATCGTTGTTGCCGTTACCGGGAGCATTGCAGCAGTCGAAACTATAAAACTCATCCATGCATTGCGAAGACGGGGGGCCGCTGTACAGACCGTCATGAGCGCAGCGGCCGAGGGCATCATCTCCCCGGATGCACTGACGTATGCAAGCGGCAGGGATGCAATAACACGGATTTCGGGCCGAGTGGAACATGTCACATTCTGTGGCGATGGCGGCAGTGCTGACCTCCTGCTTATCGCTCCCTGTACTGCGAACACCCTCAGTAAAACAGCCTGCGGGATCGATGATACCCCGGTTACAACCTTCGCCACTACTGCTCTCGGAAGCGGCAAGCCTGTACTCATCGTCCCTGCCATGCATCACAGCATGTACCGCCACCCGGCGCTCCTGGAAAATATCCGGAAACTCAGGAGCTGGGGTGTTGGCATTGTCGAACCCCGGATTGAGGAAGGAAAGGCAAAAATTGCTGACACCGAAGAGATTGTCCTCCGGTGCGAACGGATGATCCTCGGGAAGATACTTGCCGGCAGGAGCGTGCTTATCACGAGTGGAGCCTGCCGCGAGCCGGTTGATGATGTCCGGGTACTTACCACGCGATCAAGCGGGCAGATGGGACGGGCTCTTGCCCTGCAGGCATTCCGGCTTGGTGCTGATGTGACGGTTGTTCATCGCGACACGTTTCCCTGCGTGAATAACCTGAGTACCGAAAGTGCCGCAGACATGCGTGCTGCAGTTCTCCTGCACCTTGCGGAAAATGATGGAACTGACATCTACATCAGCGCTGCGGCAATCTCGGATTTTGCCCCACTTAAACAGGACCGCAAGATTCCAAGCGGAAAACCCTCCATGATCCGGCTTGATCCTCTCCCGAA encodes the following:
- a CDS encoding dihydroneopterin aldolase family protein, which translates into the protein MLTDRETAIFEAGIKLGALYHQWVGTPISRRSAASVETAIEQAVILQPFVEEITVRLNRDLMKENTFGYSELSGLMFDVEIITRVRYSYCHARLNPCEGYPLMKVVECHEIPEISRN
- a CDS encoding TatD family hydrolase, giving the protein MKSLKFPVTDDHIHIDPVNGRGIEAAKDFFRAGGTHMFLVSKPSWSLSVHPDTGPDYARVFDETLRVAGLVSETGVVVFPVLGVHPAEITRLTERMTLDKAVDVMKGGLDCAARYIREGKAVALKSGRPHYEVAPEILAASNQVLMHALRLAAECGCALQIHAETGPCVDIIRMAENAHIPVERVVKHYGSPETPLHPSLIAKHEAIEQLVRERRRFTMESDYMDENSRPGAVIGPKSVPRYTNQLLSQGKMTEEDCFFIHAETVEKVYGVTIHLA
- a CDS encoding DUF424 domain-containing protein is translated as MFLKVHRSPGTGDVVAVCDRELINTTIRHKELTIPITEAFYGCCPATENEVRDALRKAGSINLMGERCVSLAIGMGLLTRSGCIMIGTVPHAQIY
- a CDS encoding 60S ribosomal export protein NMD3, which produces MNATIKDNFCPKCGKPTQNPGLCTDCKIGSTPWFTCDHRVQNTQCPSCGATKQVNTWTDSTLERSEIGSELARTAVHFHPEVKKPTIDVTIVDISINRSRANLTLHGTLYKQPVEGTCSTEILWHKEQCDRCNRISGSYYEGVIQVRADGRLPSTFELQMSASIAQQIEDTLQSGGERLSFISDMNETRDGIDIIIGSQHIGTKISQGIISQLGGRYTTHPKLVGEKNGRQLFRITYSVRLPRFQKHDVVAVKNRYYEIERVESHHIRTFDLAEGSSRSVRDDDVERIIGNARSSESALVAFAESTTIGIMDPVSCQTHEYRRPAWLEVKAGDHVGILRDGDTLVMVR
- a CDS encoding SAM-dependent methyltransferase gives rise to the protein MRVRQVPKHILGEIRNEYWVDRTRRPCIEDEIAWVPVKEGEPFDRDIPPPSRYQGRGYYMIGDIAVIHGTRPGPEEIKEIVSFRHPRGVLWIEALHDVTRTPHAHLLWGEGGEVSHRESGYTYILDPTRVMFAQGNREEKMRMASLIRESGSEVRVADMFAGIGYFTIPMAGTGAYVHAMEINPVSYDYLQKNILENRLSDRIQPSLGDCRELLKGTYDRIVMGHFDAIEMLPSIIPHVSGGSIIHIHSVGSVEDRIRTIMEGAGFSVSINVHKVKKYRPHAWHVVQDVTIK
- the coaBC gene encoding bifunctional phosphopantothenoylcysteine decarboxylase/phosphopantothenate--cysteine ligase CoaBC: MTPLQTLAGKEIVVAVTGSIAAVETIKLIHALRRRGAAVQTVMSAAAEGIISPDALTYASGRDAITRISGRVEHVTFCGDGGSADLLLIAPCTANTLSKTACGIDDTPVTTFATTALGSGKPVLIVPAMHHSMYRHPALLENIRKLRSWGVGIVEPRIEEGKAKIADTEEIVLRCERMILGKILAGRSVLITSGACREPVDDVRVLTTRSSGQMGRALALQAFRLGADVTVVHRDTFPCVNNLSTESAADMRAAVLLHLAENDGTDIYISAAAISDFAPLKQDRKIPSGKPSMIRLDPLPKLLDEVLLKYSPLVVAFKLGREPEKKAKEMIEKGVSLVLMNPPETMGSTSGDYIQMSAQGSLPCKGTKEEIAAVIWETLIREHLRSG